TTCCCGGGCGCGGTTGGGATAAGATCAATGCCGCTTATGCTTATGGCGGAACAAGTTTGGCGTTGGAGACGGTGAAAGATTATCTCGACATCCCGATCGATTATTACATTCGCATTAACATGGAAGGGCTTTCCGATCTTGTTGACGCCGTCGGCGGAGTCGATGTCCATAACGACATCAGTTGGCATGACGAGGGCTATTACAAGAAAGGCTACTTTTATCAAAAAGGCGACATTCATTTGAACGGGCCGCAGGCACTCGGCTACGTGCGGATGCGCCACCTTGATCCGCGCGGCGATTTCGGCCGAAACGAACGCCAGCGCGATGTGATCCGGGCGATCATCAACCAGTCCGCAGACGTCTCTTCCTTCGCACATTACCAAACCATTTTGGACGCGATCAGCAACAATGTCATTACCGACATGACGTTTAAGGATATGAAGTATGTCGCGATGAATTACCGCGAGTGCCGCAACGACATCAATTCTTATGAAGTGCACGGCATTCCGCAGCGAATCGACGGCCTCTCTTTCGTTGTCGTCAGCGAAAGCGAGCGCGAGAAAGTGCACGACATGATCATGAATCAACTGAAAGCTTCGCA
This is a stretch of genomic DNA from Bacillales bacterium. It encodes these proteins:
- a CDS encoding LCP family protein; protein product: MKKTAVIAGCLFGLFFLAAAVYAYNLYHSVQNAAVKMYQPVEGGKVEKEKKKAREDGPNPISILLMGVDERKNDVGRSDTLIVMTLNPDTDEMSMISIPRDTRVQIPGRGWDKINAAYAYGGTSLALETVKDYLDIPIDYYIRINMEGLSDLVDAVGGVDVHNDISWHDEGYYKKGYFYQKGDIHLNGPQALGYVRMRHLDPRGDFGRNERQRDVIRAIINQSADVSSFAHYQTILDAISNNVITDMTFKDMKYVAMNYRECRNDINSYEVHGIPQRIDGLSFVVVSESEREKVHDMIMNQLKASQDGETENAAEANKTARQ